One part of the Macadamia integrifolia cultivar HAES 741 unplaced genomic scaffold, SCU_Mint_v3 scaffold1682, whole genome shotgun sequence genome encodes these proteins:
- the LOC122064560 gene encoding uncharacterized protein LOC122064560, which produces MHYEWFGKFYPVPTGLYFISYFPGKTLQLCKSLFLIFQKIEFPVHLSFDFLVNCNRVARFDFCSSDNLRTNPFPLFQLLPIKIPKPQPLPLQEALDEGSWYPSLTRLSLFPSRSRYNVLMNGLSEEALLHKSYACGPNSYRSDSTNDPGNLCNCNNGFEGNPYLPRVGCLDINECENRDSTFYHASDI; this is translated from the exons ATGCATTATGAATGGTTTGGCAAGTTCTACCCAGTACCCACCGGCCTCTACTTTATAAGTTATTTTCCAGGAAAAACTCTGCAACTTTGTAAGTCTTTATTTCTCATCTTCCAAAAGATAGAATTCCCAGTTCATCTTTCATTTGATTTCCTAGTTAATTGTAACAGAGTTGCCCGTTTCGATTTCTGTTCTTCTGATAACTTAAGAACAAACCCCTTCCCTTTATTCCAGCTGCTGCCGATCAAAATACCAAAACCCCAGCCACTTCCCTTGCAAGAAGCCCTAGACGAGGGGTCCTGGTATCCATCTCTCACGCGGCTCTCTCTGTTTCCATCACGCAgcag GTACAATGTACTCATGAATGGATTGAGTGAAGAAGCACTACTTCATAAATCTTATGCTTGTGGCCCAAATAGCTATCGTTCTGATTCAACCAATGACCCTGGCAATCTTTGTAACTGCAACAATGGTTTTGAAGGCAACCCTTATCTCCCTCGAGTAGGATGCCTAG ACATAAATGAATGTGAAAATAGAGACAGTACTTTCTACCATGCTAGTGATATATGA